A section of the Elizabethkingia anophelis R26 genome encodes:
- the trpD gene encoding anthranilate phosphoribosyltransferase — protein MKQILQYLFDHHTLSRAEAKAILSEIAQNKYNENEVTAFVSVFLMRNITLAELEGFQEALLQLAVPANLGTNDLVDIVGTGGDGKNTFNISTLASFIVAGTGQKVAKHGNYGVSSTSGASNVLEELGYQFKNNAEDLEKDLEKANICFIHAPLFHPTLKAVGPLRKNLGLRTFFNILGPLVNPAKPKYSMIGVYNPEIARIYQYLLQKQKEKFMLVHALDGYDEISLTQDTKIYSEKGEEIYSAEDLHFKTITADSIFGGSSKQEAAEIFLNILKGNGSYEQNAVVLANAAMALKNTGKYGDYDSCLALSRESLESGKAFRSLQLLVRS, from the coding sequence ATGAAACAGATATTACAATACCTTTTCGATCATCATACACTTTCACGGGCCGAGGCGAAAGCTATACTTAGTGAAATTGCACAAAACAAGTACAATGAAAATGAGGTTACTGCTTTCGTATCAGTATTTCTAATGAGGAACATTACGCTTGCTGAATTAGAAGGTTTTCAGGAGGCATTATTACAATTAGCTGTTCCTGCAAATTTAGGAACCAATGATCTTGTTGATATAGTAGGTACAGGTGGAGACGGAAAGAACACCTTCAATATATCAACACTAGCCAGTTTCATTGTAGCCGGAACAGGACAAAAAGTAGCCAAACATGGTAATTACGGAGTTTCTTCTACAAGTGGTGCTTCTAATGTATTGGAAGAATTAGGTTATCAGTTTAAAAACAATGCTGAAGATCTGGAAAAAGATCTGGAAAAAGCCAACATCTGCTTTATCCACGCTCCACTCTTCCATCCGACATTGAAAGCCGTAGGACCACTTCGTAAAAACCTTGGGCTTCGTACATTCTTTAATATTCTTGGGCCATTGGTAAATCCGGCAAAACCAAAATATTCCATGATTGGTGTTTACAATCCTGAAATTGCGCGTATATACCAATATTTACTTCAAAAACAAAAAGAGAAGTTTATGCTGGTACATGCTTTAGACGGATATGATGAAATCAGCCTTACACAGGATACTAAAATCTATTCTGAGAAAGGAGAAGAAATTTATTCTGCGGAAGATTTACATTTTAAAACGATCACAGCAGATAGCATATTCGGTGGTTCAAGTAAACAGGAAGCTGCAGAAATTTTCCTGAATATCTTAAAGGGTAATGGTTCTTACGAGCAGAATGCTGTTGTATTAGCCAATGCTGCAATGGCATTAAAGAATACAGGTAAATACGGAGATTACGATTCTTGTCTGGCATTAAGCAGAGAGAGTTTGGAAAGTGGGAAAGCATTTAGAAGTTTACAACTGTTGGTTAGGAGCTAA
- the trpC gene encoding indole-3-glycerol phosphate synthase TrpC: MNILDKIVAQKQLEVAASKKLFSTEELKEHVFFSRKTFSLKESVKNKSGIIAEFKRKSPSKGIINDIENPLSVVCSYEKYGASGISILTDTEFFGGSKEDILNVREHINIPILRKDFMIDAYQFYEAKAMGADVILLIAACLSPEQVSEFTKLAHSLNLEVLLEIHTEEELKHFNSDIDLVGINNRNLKDFKVDLQHSVNLKNLLPTGTLSVAESGIYNTEDFLFLKEKGFDAFLMGEYFMKGENPGQKFSEFVSNITV; this comes from the coding sequence ATGAATATACTTGATAAAATTGTTGCACAAAAACAGCTGGAAGTAGCAGCATCGAAGAAACTCTTTTCAACAGAAGAATTAAAAGAGCATGTTTTTTTTTCACGCAAGACTTTTTCACTAAAAGAAAGTGTAAAAAATAAAAGCGGTATTATTGCTGAATTCAAAAGGAAATCTCCTTCTAAAGGTATTATAAACGATATTGAAAATCCTCTTTCTGTTGTTTGTTCTTATGAAAAATATGGAGCAAGTGGTATTTCTATTCTTACAGATACAGAATTCTTCGGAGGATCAAAAGAAGATATTCTAAATGTAAGAGAACATATAAACATCCCCATACTTCGAAAAGACTTTATGATTGATGCTTATCAGTTCTATGAAGCTAAAGCAATGGGAGCAGATGTTATATTACTTATTGCTGCCTGCTTATCTCCTGAACAGGTATCGGAATTTACTAAACTGGCACATTCATTAAACCTGGAAGTCCTTTTGGAGATTCATACTGAAGAGGAATTAAAACATTTTAATTCTGATATTGATCTTGTAGGGATCAACAATCGTAACCTGAAAGACTTTAAAGTAGATTTACAGCATTCTGTTAATCTTAAAAATCTTCTTCCAACAGGAACATTATCCGTTGCAGAAAGCGGAATATATAATACTGAGGACTTTTTATTCTTAAAGGAAAAAGGTTTCGATGCTTTCCTGATGGGAGAATATTTTATGAAAGGAGAAAATCCTGGGCAAAAATTCTCTGAATTCGTGTCTAATATAACAGTGTAA
- a CDS encoding anthranilate synthase component II, which yields MKILVFDNYDSFTYNLVQIIEKIVGYSVDVIRNNQITLAEVDQYDKIILSPGPGIPSEAGILLDLIREYAPKKDIFGVCLGQQAIAEAFGGSLINLSEIYHGVATDVQVIKDNTLLFKDLPENFEAGRYHSWAVANENFPEELEITAVDDKGMIMALQHKKYNIHAVQFHPESILTPQGETILRNFLNA from the coding sequence ATGAAGATACTAGTTTTTGACAATTACGATAGTTTTACATATAATCTTGTACAGATCATTGAAAAAATAGTCGGATATTCTGTAGACGTAATCAGAAATAATCAAATCACACTTGCTGAAGTAGATCAGTATGACAAAATCATACTTTCACCAGGCCCGGGCATTCCTTCTGAAGCAGGAATTCTTTTAGACCTTATAAGAGAATATGCCCCAAAAAAAGATATTTTTGGTGTATGCCTTGGTCAGCAAGCTATTGCAGAAGCATTTGGGGGAAGCCTTATTAACCTTTCCGAAATATATCATGGTGTGGCTACTGACGTACAGGTTATAAAAGACAATACATTACTGTTTAAAGATTTACCCGAAAACTTTGAAGCCGGAAGATACCACAGCTGGGCTGTAGCTAATGAAAACTTTCCTGAAGAATTGGAAATAACAGCAGTGGACGACAAAGGAATGATCATGGCTCTGCAGCATAAAAAATACAATATCCACGCTGTACAGTTTCATCCCGAAAGTATCCTTACACCACAAGGTGAAACTATCCTTAGAAACTTTTTAAATGCATAA
- a CDS encoding DUF695 domain-containing protein, which translates to MSSWFNYRFHDEEGNVVFLRGKENIDEHIASGKYSQRLEIAYRFRGNDKTNLPDEAMLGKLDNLEHKFEKEFAKDGKAILALSFTGKNRRVWYVYTSDVHSAIVAINMAANVETELDIIHDTDENWEFYKNFYSKK; encoded by the coding sequence ATGAGCAGTTGGTTTAACTACAGATTTCACGATGAAGAAGGAAATGTTGTATTCCTTCGTGGTAAAGAAAATATCGATGAACACATTGCTTCCGGAAAATATTCTCAACGTTTAGAGATTGCTTATCGTTTCAGAGGAAATGATAAAACAAATCTACCGGACGAAGCTATGCTGGGTAAACTGGATAATCTGGAGCATAAATTTGAAAAGGAATTTGCGAAAGATGGTAAAGCTATTTTAGCCCTATCCTTTACCGGTAAAAACAGAAGAGTATGGTATGTATACACTTCCGATGTTCACAGTGCAATTGTTGCCATTAATATGGCCGCTAATGTAGAAACAGAGCTGGATATCATACATGATACAGATGAGAATTGGGAGTTCTATAAAAATTTTTATTCAAAAAAATAA
- the trpB gene encoding tryptophan synthase subunit beta, which produces MKYKNPDQYGYYGDFGGAFIPEMLYPNVKELEDNYLDIINSDDFRKEYNALLKDYVGRATPLYYAKNLSNKYQTNIYLKREDLNHTGAHKINNALGQALLAKRLGKNRIIAETGAGQHGVATATACALLGLECIVYMGEIDIARQAPNVARMKMLGATVIPATSGSKTLKDAVNEALRDWINNASTTHYIIGSVVGPHPFPDMVARFQSIISEEIRFQLKEHIGRENPDYVIACVGGGSNAAGTFYHFVDEPGVGIIAAEAGGLGKDSGESAATTFLGTLGILHGSQSLVMQTEDGQVIEPYSISAGLDYPGIGPFHAHLFQEKRAEFFSINDDEALKSAFELTRLEGIIPALESAHALAVLDQKKFDKENVVVICLSGRGDKDMETYLKHLA; this is translated from the coding sequence ATGAAATATAAAAATCCTGATCAATACGGATATTATGGAGATTTCGGCGGAGCATTTATCCCTGAAATGCTTTATCCAAATGTAAAAGAATTAGAAGACAATTATCTGGATATTATCAATAGTGATGATTTCAGAAAAGAATATAATGCTTTGCTTAAAGATTATGTTGGCAGAGCTACTCCACTCTATTACGCTAAGAATCTCAGCAATAAATACCAGACAAATATATATCTTAAAAGAGAAGATCTGAACCATACAGGTGCTCATAAGATTAATAACGCGCTTGGGCAAGCTCTGCTGGCAAAGCGCTTGGGTAAAAACAGAATTATTGCAGAAACCGGAGCTGGACAGCATGGTGTGGCTACTGCAACAGCTTGTGCCCTATTGGGATTGGAATGCATCGTTTATATGGGTGAAATAGACATTGCCCGACAGGCTCCAAATGTTGCCCGAATGAAAATGCTTGGCGCAACTGTAATCCCTGCAACGTCCGGAAGCAAAACCCTAAAAGATGCTGTAAACGAGGCTTTAAGAGACTGGATTAACAATGCTTCTACAACCCATTACATTATTGGAAGTGTTGTAGGCCCTCACCCTTTTCCGGATATGGTGGCAAGATTCCAGAGTATTATAAGTGAAGAAATAAGATTCCAACTGAAAGAACATATCGGGCGCGAGAATCCTGATTACGTTATTGCTTGTGTAGGTGGTGGAAGTAATGCTGCAGGGACCTTTTATCATTTTGTAGATGAACCTGGTGTTGGCATTATTGCTGCAGAAGCTGGCGGTCTGGGTAAAGATTCCGGTGAGAGCGCCGCAACAACCTTTTTGGGAACATTAGGAATTTTACACGGCAGCCAAAGTCTTGTAATGCAGACAGAAGACGGACAGGTTATAGAACCTTACAGTATCTCTGCAGGGCTGGATTATCCGGGTATTGGTCCATTTCATGCGCATTTATTCCAGGAGAAAAGAGCAGAGTTTTTCAGTATAAATGATGATGAGGCATTGAAATCCGCTTTTGAACTTACCAGACTTGAAGGAATTATTCCAGCACTGGAATCCGCACATGCTTTAGCTGTATTGGATCAGAAAAAATTCGATAAAGAGAATGTTGTTGTAATATGCCTTAGCGGGCGTGGTGATAAGGATATGGAAACTTATTTGAAGCATTTAGCTTAA
- a CDS encoding anthranilate synthase component I family protein, giving the protein MNFNQNINITTKHKNYLSDLYTPIGIYLRLRDRYRDTILLESAGNQNTDNNYSFICVNAISGIEIKSLTEIEVKFPNQAPEKYQLGNEKLTQVLQEFSNCFVPEKSEHPLANLAQGLYGYTSYDAVQFFDTVKFKPASPETDIPLMRYRLYQYVIAINHFNDEMTIFENKIKGLESDFSTLETFINQKNAPVFPFETKDEEKSNLTDEEMAELVEMAKKHAMRGDTFQMVLSRRFEQQFSGDEFNVYRALRNINPSPYLFYFDYGSYKIFGSSPESQLIIKDQKAIIHPIAGTFKRTGNVETDLASAEALRKDPKENAEHTMLVDLARNDLSIMGKNTTVSKLKEIHFFSHVIHMVSEVTADVAKGTNPFEMIATTFPQGTLSGAPKYMAMELIDKYEKTSRGYYGGCIGYVGFDGSCNQAIMIRTFLSKNNTLYYQAGAGVVAKSDTQSEVQEVKNKLNALKSALKKANKMVNY; this is encoded by the coding sequence ATGAATTTTAACCAGAACATTAACATTACAACCAAACATAAAAACTACCTGAGCGACTTGTACACACCTATAGGAATCTATCTTCGTCTTCGCGACCGTTACCGCGATACTATTCTGTTAGAGAGTGCCGGAAACCAGAATACAGACAATAACTACTCTTTTATATGTGTAAACGCAATCTCTGGTATTGAGATTAAAAGCCTTACAGAAATAGAAGTTAAATTTCCTAATCAGGCACCGGAAAAATACCAATTGGGAAATGAGAAACTTACACAGGTTTTACAGGAATTTTCTAATTGTTTTGTTCCGGAAAAATCTGAGCATCCATTGGCTAATCTGGCACAGGGATTATACGGATACACCAGCTACGATGCTGTGCAGTTTTTTGATACTGTAAAGTTCAAACCAGCTTCTCCGGAAACCGATATTCCACTAATGCGTTACAGGTTATATCAATATGTAATTGCTATTAATCATTTTAATGATGAAATGACAATTTTCGAGAATAAAATCAAAGGTCTGGAATCTGATTTCTCTACTCTGGAAACCTTTATCAATCAAAAGAACGCACCTGTATTTCCTTTTGAAACAAAAGATGAGGAAAAGTCCAACCTGACTGATGAAGAAATGGCTGAATTAGTAGAAATGGCTAAAAAGCATGCGATGAGAGGTGATACTTTCCAAATGGTACTTAGCCGCAGATTCGAGCAACAATTTTCGGGAGATGAATTCAATGTCTACAGAGCCTTGCGAAATATCAACCCATCCCCTTACCTATTTTATTTCGATTACGGAAGTTACAAAATCTTTGGTTCCAGCCCGGAAAGTCAGTTGATTATAAAAGATCAGAAAGCAATTATCCATCCTATCGCCGGAACATTTAAACGTACCGGAAATGTAGAAACAGATCTGGCTTCGGCAGAAGCTCTACGAAAAGATCCAAAAGAAAATGCTGAACATACCATGCTTGTGGATCTCGCAAGAAATGATCTGAGTATAATGGGTAAAAACACAACAGTATCCAAACTAAAAGAAATCCACTTCTTCTCTCATGTTATTCATATGGTAAGCGAAGTTACTGCAGATGTAGCCAAAGGGACAAATCCTTTTGAGATGATTGCAACAACCTTCCCGCAAGGAACACTAAGTGGTGCTCCAAAATATATGGCGATGGAACTTATTGATAAATATGAAAAAACTTCCAGAGGCTATTATGGCGGTTGTATTGGTTATGTAGGGTTCGATGGCAGCTGTAATCAGGCCATCATGATTCGTACATTTCTTAGTAAGAACAATACACTTTATTACCAGGCCGGAGCCGGAGTTGTAGCAAAATCCGATACTCAAAGTGAAGTGCAGGAAGTGAAAAACAAATTAAATGCTTTAAAATCTGCTTTAAAGAAAGCAAATAAAATGGTTAATTATTAA
- a CDS encoding four helix bundle protein, protein MLMKEDNIVKHKSFDFAVRIIKLYQYLSSDKKEFILSKQILRSGTSVGTMIRESEHAQSKSDFIHKLSIAQKEINEDAVEIIKLITSIIKTTKNNINN, encoded by the coding sequence ATGCTGATGAAAGAAGACAATATCGTTAAACATAAAAGTTTTGATTTTGCAGTTCGAATCATAAAGCTCTACCAGTATTTATCTAGTGACAAGAAGGAATTTATTTTAAGCAAACAAATACTACGAAGCGGAACCAGTGTAGGTACAATGATAAGAGAAAGTGAACATGCACAAAGTAAATCAGACTTTATACATAAGCTGTCTATTGCGCAAAAAGAAATTAATGAAGATGCTGTTGAGATCATAAAATTGATAACAAGCATTATTAAAACCACAAAAAATAACATTAACAATTAG
- a CDS encoding amino acid permease — MKQLFRRKNIIDLASKKDGEGSSGLKRILSVRDLTFFGIAAIIGAGIFSTIGRASYDGGPAVSLLFLMVAVACIFTALCYAQFSSMIPVSGSAYTYAYASLGEIFAWVIGWALILEYAVSNMVVAISWSEYFTSMLQGFGIKWPDWLAIDAGSASRAYEQVLHAKVGEHLPSNIIAAAKTYETAPVIGNLHILFDLPAGLITVLITALVFVGIKESKNVSNGLVILKLGIIALVIVAGAFFVKPENWSPFAPNGVGGILKGVAAVFFAFIGFDSISTTAEECKNPQRDMPRAMIYSLVVCTVLYIIISLVLTGMVNYKELRVDDPLAFVFGKVGMNFIAGVISVSAVIAITSALLVYQIGQPRIWMTMSRDGLLGKKFGKIHPKYKTPSYSTIITGILVGLPAMFLDMQFVVDLTSVGTFFAFIMVCSGILYLDYKGYSKTAKFKIPYINGKYLIGILLIATGIIVYNKFGIAQIKESITEKPLLVIFITVWAGLAIAALKYKFSLIPILGILFNLYLMTELGLSNWTMFLIWLAIGLVIYFTYGYKNSKLNKKYEQLV, encoded by the coding sequence ATGAAGCAACTTTTCAGAAGGAAAAATATAATCGACCTGGCGTCGAAAAAAGATGGTGAAGGTTCATCTGGTCTAAAAAGAATCCTTAGTGTAAGGGACTTAACGTTTTTCGGGATTGCAGCCATTATTGGTGCCGGAATATTCAGTACGATAGGCAGGGCCTCTTATGACGGTGGTCCCGCAGTAAGCTTACTATTTCTAATGGTTGCCGTAGCCTGTATTTTTACAGCGTTATGTTATGCGCAATTCTCCTCCATGATTCCTGTAAGTGGAAGTGCTTATACTTATGCTTACGCTTCTCTGGGCGAAATTTTCGCATGGGTTATTGGCTGGGCACTTATTCTTGAATATGCAGTATCAAACATGGTAGTAGCTATTTCCTGGTCCGAATATTTCACCTCTATGCTTCAGGGATTTGGTATAAAGTGGCCCGATTGGCTGGCAATAGATGCAGGTTCTGCATCACGTGCTTACGAGCAGGTTTTACATGCTAAAGTCGGAGAACATCTGCCAAGCAATATTATTGCTGCAGCTAAAACATATGAAACAGCTCCTGTTATTGGAAATTTACATATCCTTTTCGATTTGCCTGCAGGTTTAATTACTGTATTAATTACGGCATTGGTATTTGTAGGGATTAAAGAATCTAAAAATGTAAGTAATGGTCTTGTAATCCTAAAATTAGGTATTATTGCCTTAGTTATAGTTGCAGGTGCTTTCTTTGTAAAGCCTGAAAACTGGTCTCCTTTTGCACCAAATGGTGTGGGCGGAATCCTAAAGGGTGTAGCAGCAGTTTTCTTTGCTTTTATTGGTTTCGACTCAATATCCACCACTGCCGAAGAATGTAAAAATCCACAACGCGATATGCCAAGAGCAATGATCTATTCACTGGTAGTTTGTACTGTTTTATATATCATTATCTCTCTTGTTCTTACAGGAATGGTGAACTATAAAGAACTGCGTGTAGATGATCCTTTAGCCTTTGTCTTCGGGAAAGTAGGAATGAATTTTATTGCAGGTGTAATCTCTGTAAGTGCTGTTATCGCAATTACCAGTGCTCTCCTTGTATATCAGATCGGGCAGCCAAGAATCTGGATGACAATGAGCCGTGATGGTCTTTTAGGAAAGAAATTCGGAAAAATTCACCCTAAATACAAAACACCAAGCTACTCTACTATTATCACCGGTATTTTGGTTGGGCTTCCGGCTATGTTCCTGGATATGCAGTTCGTAGTAGACTTAACCAGTGTAGGTACATTCTTTGCCTTTATTATGGTATGTTCCGGAATCCTATATCTGGATTACAAAGGATACAGTAAAACAGCTAAATTCAAGATCCCATACATTAATGGTAAATATCTGATAGGAATCTTATTAATAGCAACAGGTATCATTGTCTATAATAAGTTTGGCATTGCCCAGATTAAAGAATCTATTACAGAGAAGCCTCTGCTTGTTATTTTTATAACTGTTTGGGCAGGTCTTGCTATAGCTGCTCTTAAATACAAATTTTCATTAATACCTATACTTGGTATTTTATTCAATCTGTATCTAATGACAGAACTAGGTTTGTCCAATTGGACGATGTTCCTGATCTGGCTAGCAATAGGATTGGTAATCTACTTTACTTACGGATATAAAAACAGTAAACTGAATAAAAAATATGAGCAGTTGGTTTAA
- a CDS encoding phosphoribosylanthranilate isomerase: MGNQNYQPKLKVCGLAHRSQIQELQKSGVDFLGFIFYSKSPRYVLNHLSLEQISEIKHLGKVGVFVNEEIETITEIAEKANLNFIQLHGDETIEFTTELRQKLNSSIGIIKVIRVGNQTSDELQKIINHQLSTINYLLFDTDSKAYGGTGETFDWSVLDQLDLQKPYLLSGGISSENIASMENLKVKPFALDINSKFENNPGDKNLDKIQEFIQHIQHL; this comes from the coding sequence ATGGGAAATCAAAACTATCAACCAAAGCTAAAAGTATGTGGATTAGCACACCGCAGCCAGATTCAGGAATTACAAAAGTCCGGAGTTGATTTTCTTGGATTCATATTCTACTCTAAATCGCCACGTTACGTTCTTAACCATTTGAGTTTAGAACAAATATCAGAAATAAAACATTTGGGAAAGGTTGGTGTTTTTGTAAATGAAGAAATAGAAACAATTACCGAGATTGCAGAAAAGGCAAATCTTAACTTCATTCAGCTTCACGGAGATGAAACTATTGAGTTTACAACAGAATTAAGACAAAAACTCAATTCAAGTATCGGAATTATAAAAGTAATAAGGGTTGGAAATCAGACTTCGGATGAATTACAAAAAATCATCAACCATCAACTATCAACCATCAACTATCTTCTGTTTGATACCGACTCAAAAGCTTATGGCGGAACAGGAGAAACATTTGACTGGTCGGTTCTGGATCAATTAGATTTACAGAAACCATATTTGCTAAGCGGAGGAATTTCTTCTGAAAATATAGCCTCCATGGAAAATTTAAAAGTAAAACCTTTCGCTTTGGACATCAACTCCAAATTTGAAAATAATCCGGGAGACAAGAACTTAGACAAAATACAAGAATTTATACAACATATCCAACATTTATAA